From the genome of Gemmatimonadaceae bacterium, one region includes:
- a CDS encoding carboxypeptidase regulatory-like domain-containing protein, with amino-acid sequence MAGRAAATGIPLLLVLASISVASCRRDAAGAPVAAGTAAAAIVVDSLGAVARAIAAHPPYEVVTVRDPGTIRGVVSMDSTRPRRDITLSDTDDTAACGRVVHDGSIETDGHGLGNALVWVSNVRRGLAPPVTRRAALAIIRCQYSPRVLALVAGTTIDFASRDDAVHHTRFVNALDGKLLTRMLTVDRWEVVPSARIAARPGLVQVEGVRHSFARGYVAVFANPYFAVTDRRGRFAIRGLPVGTYHVRVWHERAPVVLDRMVTVAAGRTATLDVTLTGGE; translated from the coding sequence ATGGCAGGGCGTGCGGCCGCTACCGGGATTCCGCTCCTGCTGGTGCTCGCATCGATCTCCGTTGCCTCGTGCAGGCGCGATGCCGCGGGCGCCCCCGTCGCCGCGGGGACCGCCGCGGCCGCGATCGTCGTGGATTCGTTGGGCGCGGTGGCGCGTGCGATCGCCGCCCACCCGCCCTACGAGGTGGTCACGGTGCGCGATCCCGGGACGATTCGCGGCGTGGTGTCCATGGACAGTACACGTCCACGCCGCGACATCACGCTGTCCGATACCGACGACACCGCGGCGTGCGGGCGCGTTGTACACGACGGCTCGATCGAGACCGACGGCCACGGGCTCGGCAACGCGCTGGTGTGGGTGAGCAACGTGCGTCGAGGATTGGCCCCGCCCGTCACGCGCCGGGCCGCATTGGCCATCATACGCTGCCAGTACTCGCCTCGCGTGTTGGCACTGGTTGCCGGCACGACGATCGACTTCGCGAGCCGCGACGACGCGGTGCACCACACGCGGTTCGTGAACGCGCTCGACGGCAAACTTCTCACCCGGATGCTGACCGTGGACCGGTGGGAAGTGGTGCCGAGCGCCCGGATCGCCGCCCGTCCCGGGTTGGTGCAGGTGGAAGGTGTCCGGCATTCGTTCGCGCGCGGCTACGTGGCCGTATTTGCCAATCCGTATTTCGCCGTCACCGACCGGCGTGGGCGGTTCGCCATCCGCGGATTGCCGGTCGGCACGTACCACGTACGGGTGTGGCACGAACGCGCGCCGGTGGTGCTGGACCGGATGGTCACGGTGGCCGCCGGTCGCACGGCGACGCTGGACGTGACATTGACCGGAGGAGAGTAG
- a CDS encoding ABC transporter transmembrane domain-containing protein produces MTEPSAPAADEAPVPAGKRPRRLRSPKALARLVPWLRPYRGALAVASVCLLGSAAVGLAFPAVVKTLLDAAFQQHDASMLDRIALLLVGLFAIQGVLNFAQVFLLSSTAERVIAELRDQVFSHLVHLSPGFFADRRSGDLTSRLSADLAVLQSVLNNQVAEIARQVLFLVGGLALLTLTHTQLMVTTLAVVPVIVGAAVLFGRRLRRASTGVQDYIAQAMGMAQEAFGQIRTVQSFNREDAESAHYSTLMRDVVSAAIRRARIRAMLFGVVGFLAFSGVTAVLWEGGRLVLAGQLSPGSLVSFLLYAIFVAAAVGTLASLFGSYQEAIGAAQRVFEILETRPTVPEPAHPAPLAKPVRGLVRLEHVSFRYASDLPDVLIDVSLEIAPGEVVALVGPSGAGKTTVASLLPRFWDVTGGAITMDGVDVRALSFSDLRGAIGMVPQEPALFSGTVRDNIAYAHAATDDEVRAAAQAAHALEFIERLPEGFDTLVGERGVKLSGGQRQRIAIARVFLKNPAVVVLDEATSSLDSESERLVEEAMGDLLRNRSTLIIAHRLSTVRRANRVVALDKGRVVESGGHDELLAAEGLFAKLYRTQFAGLAVGEE; encoded by the coding sequence GTGACCGAGCCCTCGGCGCCGGCCGCCGACGAGGCCCCCGTCCCCGCAGGGAAGCGCCCCCGCCGTCTCAGGTCGCCCAAAGCCCTGGCGCGGCTCGTGCCCTGGCTGCGCCCGTACCGCGGGGCCCTGGCCGTCGCCTCCGTCTGCCTGCTGGGCTCGGCAGCGGTGGGGCTGGCGTTCCCGGCCGTGGTCAAGACCCTGCTCGACGCGGCGTTTCAGCAGCACGATGCGTCGATGCTCGATCGCATCGCGCTCCTGCTCGTGGGGTTGTTCGCCATTCAAGGGGTGCTCAACTTCGCGCAGGTCTTCCTGCTGTCGTCCACCGCCGAGCGGGTGATCGCCGAGCTGCGCGACCAGGTGTTCTCCCATCTCGTGCACCTCTCGCCGGGGTTCTTCGCCGACCGTCGGAGCGGCGACCTCACCAGCCGTTTGTCGGCCGATCTCGCGGTGTTGCAGTCGGTGCTCAACAACCAGGTGGCCGAGATCGCGCGACAGGTGCTGTTCCTGGTGGGCGGGCTCGCGCTGCTGACCCTCACGCATACGCAACTCATGGTGACCACGCTGGCCGTGGTACCGGTGATCGTGGGTGCGGCGGTGCTGTTCGGCCGACGGCTGCGGCGGGCGAGTACCGGCGTGCAGGATTACATCGCGCAGGCAATGGGGATGGCTCAGGAGGCGTTCGGGCAGATCCGCACCGTCCAGAGTTTCAATCGCGAGGACGCCGAGAGCGCGCACTACTCGACGCTCATGCGCGACGTGGTCTCGGCGGCCATCCGGCGGGCACGCATTCGCGCGATGCTGTTCGGGGTGGTCGGGTTCCTCGCGTTCAGCGGTGTGACGGCCGTATTGTGGGAAGGCGGACGGCTGGTGCTGGCGGGCCAGTTGTCGCCCGGCTCGCTGGTGTCGTTCCTGCTCTACGCGATCTTCGTGGCGGCGGCGGTCGGCACGCTGGCGTCGCTATTCGGCAGCTACCAGGAGGCGATCGGGGCGGCGCAGCGCGTGTTCGAGATTCTCGAGACGCGACCGACCGTGCCCGAGCCGGCGCACCCCGCTCCGCTCGCCAAGCCGGTGCGCGGATTGGTGCGCCTGGAGCACGTGTCCTTCCGTTATGCGAGCGACCTGCCGGACGTCCTCATTGACGTGTCGCTGGAGATCGCGCCGGGCGAGGTGGTGGCGCTGGTCGGACCGTCGGGGGCCGGCAAGACGACCGTCGCGTCGCTGCTCCCACGCTTCTGGGACGTGACGGGGGGAGCAATCACGATGGACGGCGTGGACGTCCGGGCCCTGAGCTTCAGCGATCTGCGCGGAGCCATCGGCATGGTGCCCCAGGAACCGGCGCTCTTCAGCGGCACGGTGCGCGACAACATCGCCTACGCGCACGCGGCCACCGACGACGAAGTGCGGGCGGCGGCGCAGGCCGCGCACGCACTGGAGTTCATCGAGCGGCTGCCCGAGGGCTTCGACACGCTGGTCGGCGAACGGGGCGTGAAGCTGTCGGGTGGGCAGCGCCAGCGCATCGCGATCGCCCGTGTATTTCTCAAGAATCCAGCCGTTGTCGTGCTGGACGAGGCCACCTCGAGCCTCGACTCGGAGAGCGAGCGGCTCGTGGAGGAGGCGATGGGAGATCTCCTGCGCAATCGGTCGACGCTGATCATCGCCCACCGGCTGAGCACGGTGCGGCGCGCCAACCGCGTGGTAGCGCTCGACAAGGGCCGCGTGGTGGAGTCGGGGGGCCACGACGAGCTGCTGGCCGCCGAGGGCCTGTTCGCCAAGCTGTACAGGACGCAGTTCGCGGGGCTGGCGGTAGGGGAAGAGTAG
- a CDS encoding heme o synthase has protein sequence MSDATTAPSSARAFTRDLVSLTKPRIISLLLVTTVAPMYVAGHPSFTLVLILLVGGYLMAGGANAVNMYLDSDIDDRMARTRLRPIPSGRMHPKEVLVFGLFLATAATFLLARYANVLTAALALAGFYAYILVYTRWLKRSTPQNIVIGGAAGAIPPLVGWAAVTNGLDLMALYLFLIIFYWTPPHFWALALNKQYDYGRAGVPMAPLVWGERETKRQMFWYTIILISLTLLPVAFGALGLPYLAVALVLDAWLLVGIIRVMRAKQFSKPAWSVYKFSLLYLALLFAAMAVDRGLFA, from the coding sequence GTGAGCGACGCAACGACCGCGCCCAGCAGCGCCCGCGCCTTCACCCGCGACCTCGTGTCGCTCACCAAGCCGCGCATCATCTCGCTGCTCCTGGTCACGACGGTAGCGCCGATGTACGTCGCGGGGCATCCCAGCTTCACGCTGGTGCTGATCCTGCTCGTCGGCGGGTATCTCATGGCGGGCGGTGCCAACGCGGTGAACATGTATCTGGACAGCGACATCGACGACCGCATGGCGCGCACGCGGCTGCGGCCGATCCCGAGTGGCCGGATGCACCCCAAGGAAGTTCTGGTCTTCGGCCTGTTCCTGGCCACGGCGGCCACGTTTCTGCTGGCGCGCTACGCCAACGTGCTCACGGCGGCGCTCGCGCTCGCGGGGTTCTACGCCTACATCCTGGTCTACACGCGGTGGCTCAAGCGGAGCACGCCGCAGAACATCGTCATCGGTGGCGCGGCGGGGGCCATCCCGCCCCTGGTCGGATGGGCGGCCGTCACCAACGGGCTGGACCTGATGGCCCTGTACCTCTTTCTCATCATCTTCTACTGGACGCCCCCGCATTTCTGGGCGCTGGCCCTCAACAAACAGTACGACTATGGACGGGCCGGCGTGCCCATGGCCCCGCTGGTCTGGGGCGAGCGCGAGACCAAGCGCCAGATGTTCTGGTATACCATAATTCTTATATCTCTGACCCTGCTCCCGGTCGCCTTCGGCGCGCTCGGCCTGCCGTACCTGGCGGTCGCCTTGGTGCTCGACGCCTGGCTGCTCGTGGGGATCATTCGCGTGATGCGTGCCAAACAGTTCTCCAAGCCCGCATGGAGCGTATACAAGTTCTCGCTCCTCTACCTCGCCCTGCTGTTTGCCGCGATGGCCGTTGATCGCGGCCTGTTCGCGTGA
- a CDS encoding COX15/CtaA family protein, which translates to MRALRRYAYIALGVTCLHLVFGAVVRITGSGMGCGDHWPRCDGYWFPPLSRPDLIIEVSHRYLASIVTLALLVLFAAAWRRRAEPGVGGRGGVLRMSGAAVVTVFAVAILGGVTVKLGNAPWTVVAHWTLAMALLAILATAAVRAGAMGGTGVRGESAPRGFLRTANTVAGLAFLTVAMGGLTANFPFAAVGCTTFPFCGPNPAAPASAVHIQLTHRTIAVLLALLLVVMGARARSLGPTVKRAVYVVLALVLLQIVIAGSMVLLHMPPELRSLHEAAGVAIWLAAYTLAYLSRIAAGLGPLGEGRAAPVLPKAPMSGAGRRPMAGVGS; encoded by the coding sequence ATGAGGGCCCTCCGCCGGTACGCCTACATCGCGCTCGGCGTGACCTGCCTGCACCTCGTGTTCGGCGCCGTCGTACGCATCACGGGTTCGGGCATGGGGTGCGGCGACCACTGGCCGAGGTGCGATGGCTACTGGTTCCCGCCGCTCAGCCGGCCCGATCTGATCATCGAGGTGTCGCACCGGTACCTGGCGTCGATCGTGACGCTGGCGCTGCTCGTGTTGTTCGCGGCTGCTTGGCGGCGCCGTGCCGAGCCGGGCGTGGGCGGTCGCGGCGGCGTGCTGCGCATGTCGGGCGCGGCCGTGGTCACGGTGTTCGCCGTGGCGATTCTGGGCGGCGTGACCGTGAAGCTGGGCAACGCGCCGTGGACGGTGGTGGCGCACTGGACGCTGGCCATGGCGCTGTTGGCCATCCTCGCCACGGCCGCCGTGCGCGCCGGCGCGATGGGCGGCACCGGCGTGCGCGGGGAGTCGGCGCCGCGCGGGTTCCTGCGCACCGCCAACACCGTGGCGGGCCTGGCCTTTCTCACGGTGGCGATGGGCGGCCTCACGGCCAACTTCCCGTTCGCGGCGGTGGGATGCACGACCTTTCCCTTCTGCGGCCCCAATCCGGCCGCGCCGGCGAGTGCGGTGCACATCCAACTCACGCACCGTACGATTGCCGTGCTCCTGGCCTTGCTCCTGGTCGTGATGGGCGCACGCGCCCGCAGTCTCGGGCCGACGGTGAAGCGGGCGGTGTACGTGGTGCTCGCCCTGGTGCTGCTGCAGATCGTGATCGCGGGATCGATGGTGTTGCTGCACATGCCTCCCGAACTGCGGTCGCTGCACGAGGCCGCGGGGGTGGCGATCTGGCTGGCGGCCTACACGCTGGCCTACCTGTCGCGCATCGCGGCGGGGCTCGGCCCGCTGGGTGAAGGACGCGCGGCGCCGGTGCTGCCAAAGGCGCCGATGAGTGGCGCCGGCCGGCGACCGATGGCCGGGGTGGGCTCGTGA
- a CDS encoding ABC transporter permease subunit gives MTATVYFCCMARPQPWPTAVLWPPAPKWVDVAMLSLVAAVGYVVIHAGVGWGTPIASNVHVGTSPWNLPWYAALSTLRMAAAYVLSLVFSVAYARAAANSRVAERFLIPLLDILQSVPILSFMPGVVLGLAALFHGRVIGLELAAVLLIFTSQAWNLAFGFHQALHSIPTELSEAATVYRLGRWRRFTRLELPSGVISLVANSMMSWAGGWFFLMASEQFTLGSDSYRLPGLGSYLAAAAERGDVAALVLGLIVLVTVIVLLDQVLWRPLVEWSDRFKLEQAGGPPPQASWMLEALRGSALIAGLSDRVFRPFLRWMDRRLSPPPVPLGASVAPPPRSRSPLSVAARMGAAVALLALVVWGSVAAARVLTTLDGAAWGHILIASLATLARTTLALVIGAAWTIPLGVRIGLDPVWSRRLQPVAQIAASIPATALFPALLLALLALPGGLNIAAVALMLLGTQWYVLFNVIAGAMSIPSDLKEAAVIYRLTRWRRWKTLILPAIFPYVVTGMITATGGAWNASIVAEYVTFGGQNRSTTGLGAVIAAAADQRDFATLLAATFVMAAIVIAINRLVWRRLYALAESRYRLA, from the coding sequence GTGACCGCCACCGTCTACTTTTGTTGCATGGCGCGCCCCCAACCCTGGCCCACCGCGGTGCTCTGGCCACCCGCTCCCAAGTGGGTGGACGTCGCCATGCTCTCCCTGGTGGCCGCCGTTGGCTACGTCGTCATTCATGCGGGCGTTGGGTGGGGAACGCCGATCGCCAGCAACGTCCACGTCGGTACGTCGCCGTGGAATCTGCCCTGGTACGCGGCGCTCTCCACGTTGCGCATGGCAGCGGCCTACGTTCTGTCGCTGGTGTTCAGCGTGGCCTACGCCCGCGCGGCGGCCAACAGCCGCGTGGCCGAGCGCTTTCTCATCCCGCTGCTCGACATCCTGCAGAGCGTGCCCATCCTGTCGTTCATGCCAGGCGTGGTGCTCGGACTCGCCGCGCTGTTCCACGGTCGCGTGATCGGACTCGAGCTGGCGGCGGTGCTCCTCATCTTCACGAGCCAGGCATGGAATCTGGCGTTCGGGTTTCACCAGGCGCTGCATTCCATTCCTACCGAGCTGAGCGAGGCCGCCACCGTGTACCGGCTGGGCCGGTGGCGGCGATTCACGCGTCTCGAGTTGCCTTCGGGGGTCATCTCGCTCGTGGCCAACAGCATGATGAGCTGGGCCGGCGGGTGGTTCTTTCTCATGGCGTCGGAGCAGTTTACGCTGGGCAGTGACAGCTATCGTCTGCCGGGCTTGGGGTCCTACCTCGCTGCCGCGGCGGAGCGGGGCGACGTGGCTGCGCTCGTCCTCGGACTGATCGTGCTGGTGACGGTCATCGTGCTGTTGGACCAGGTGCTCTGGCGGCCGCTGGTGGAGTGGTCCGACCGGTTCAAGCTGGAGCAGGCCGGCGGACCGCCGCCCCAAGCGTCGTGGATGCTCGAGGCGCTCCGCGGATCGGCGTTGATCGCCGGGCTCAGTGATCGGGTGTTCCGGCCGTTTCTGCGGTGGATGGACCGCCGGCTGAGTCCGCCGCCCGTCCCCCTCGGAGCATCGGTGGCGCCGCCGCCGCGTTCACGGTCACCGCTGTCGGTGGCCGCGCGCATGGGCGCCGCCGTGGCGCTGCTCGCCCTGGTCGTCTGGGGATCGGTGGCGGCCGCGCGCGTGCTCACCACCCTCGACGGCGCAGCCTGGGGCCACATCCTCATTGCCTCGCTGGCCACGCTCGCGCGTACCACACTGGCCCTCGTCATCGGGGCCGCCTGGACCATTCCGCTCGGTGTGCGGATCGGTCTCGATCCCGTCTGGTCGCGGCGGCTTCAGCCCGTGGCACAGATTGCCGCATCCATTCCGGCCACGGCGCTCTTTCCCGCGCTCCTGCTGGCACTGCTCGCCCTTCCCGGCGGGCTCAACATCGCCGCCGTGGCACTGATGCTGCTGGGCACACAGTGGTACGTGCTGTTCAACGTCATCGCGGGCGCGATGTCCATCCCGTCCGACCTCAAGGAGGCAGCGGTGATCTACCGGCTCACCCGCTGGCGCCGCTGGAAGACGCTCATCCTACCGGCGATCTTTCCCTATGTCGTCACCGGGATGATCACGGCGACGGGCGGGGCCTGGAACGCCAGCATCGTGGCCGAGTACGTGACGTTCGGCGGCCAGAATCGGTCGACGACCGGCCTCGGCGCGGTCATCGCGGCGGCCGCCGACCAGCGCGACTTCGCGACGCTGCTCGCCGCGACGTTCGTGATGGCCGCCATCGTGATCGCCATCAACCGCCTCGTCTGGCGCCGGCTGTACGCCCTTGCCGAGTCGCGCTACCGTCTCGCCTGA
- a CDS encoding nitrate/sulfonate/bicarbonate ABC transporter ATP-binding protein, with the protein MTTFAASASSSLSAPGPDGALLAARDVSKIYGNDRAAALEHVSLELRAGEFVALLGPSGSGKSTLLRILAGLIAPSEGDVLVHGAPWTGPNSQVAIVFQSFALFPWLTVLQNVEMGLLAVDLPAAERRARAVKAIDLIGLDGFEEAFPKELSGGMKQRVGFARALVVQPEVLFLDEPFSALDVLTAEHLRTELKELWMDRSLPTKAVLMVTHNIEEAVTLADRVLVFGTNPGHIRVELPGVPLEQRKSRTPAQTRLVETIYRIMTNPDEDPSAFLERPKRRASRRPPKPRYPALPDVRLDELAGFVEFLSSIGGSADLHDLSRDLQLRHDDLLALVEATDLLDFAQVADRKVVLTPLGAEFSVADLDGEKALLRVAVVEHAPILRFVTRLLNEAPAHTLEAERLEAELRKAFGAEEAHRQFETTVDWGRYAELFNYDTTAGELRLDSEHQPEAEPLAPPDTSGA; encoded by the coding sequence ATGACCACCTTCGCCGCTTCCGCCTCGTCGTCGCTCTCCGCTCCCGGCCCGGATGGTGCGCTCCTCGCCGCGCGCGATGTGAGCAAGATCTACGGGAACGATCGCGCGGCCGCGTTGGAGCATGTGAGTCTGGAACTACGGGCCGGCGAATTCGTGGCGCTGCTCGGCCCTTCGGGGTCTGGCAAGTCCACGCTCCTCCGGATCCTCGCCGGGCTCATCGCGCCGTCCGAAGGCGACGTGCTGGTGCACGGTGCGCCCTGGACCGGGCCCAATTCCCAGGTCGCGATCGTCTTCCAGAGTTTCGCGCTCTTTCCCTGGCTCACCGTGTTGCAGAACGTCGAGATGGGATTGCTCGCGGTGGATCTCCCGGCGGCGGAGCGCCGGGCGCGCGCGGTCAAGGCCATCGACCTCATCGGCCTCGACGGGTTTGAGGAAGCATTCCCCAAGGAACTCTCCGGGGGCATGAAGCAGCGCGTCGGATTCGCCCGCGCCCTCGTGGTACAGCCCGAAGTACTGTTCCTCGACGAACCGTTCTCGGCCCTCGACGTACTCACCGCCGAACACCTGCGCACCGAACTCAAGGAATTGTGGATGGACCGGTCGCTGCCCACCAAGGCCGTGCTCATGGTTACCCACAACATCGAGGAGGCGGTGACCCTCGCCGACCGGGTGCTCGTCTTCGGGACCAATCCGGGGCACATCAGGGTGGAGCTGCCGGGCGTGCCGCTGGAGCAGCGGAAGTCGCGCACCCCCGCGCAGACCCGGCTCGTCGAAACGATCTACCGCATCATGACCAATCCCGACGAGGATCCGTCGGCGTTTCTGGAACGCCCCAAGCGGCGCGCCTCGCGACGGCCGCCCAAGCCGCGCTATCCCGCGCTCCCCGACGTGCGGCTGGATGAACTGGCGGGATTCGTGGAGTTCCTGTCGAGCATTGGCGGCAGCGCCGATCTGCACGACCTCTCACGCGATCTCCAGCTGCGCCACGACGACCTGCTGGCGCTGGTCGAAGCCACGGACCTCCTCGACTTCGCGCAGGTGGCGGACCGGAAGGTCGTTCTCACGCCGCTCGGCGCGGAGTTCTCCGTCGCCGACCTGGACGGGGAGAAGGCGCTGCTGCGGGTCGCGGTGGTCGAGCACGCGCCGATCCTGCGGTTCGTCACCCGTCTGCTCAACGAGGCTCCCGCCCACACGCTGGAGGCGGAACGCCTGGAAGCGGAGTTGCGGAAGGCGTTCGGCGCCGAGGAGGCGCACCGGCAGTTCGAAACGACGGTGGACTGGGGCCGCTACGCAGAACTGTTCAACTACGACACCACGGCCGGCGAACTGCGGTTGGATTCCGAACACCAGCCGGAGGCCGAACCGTTGGCGCCGCCCGACACCAGCGGCGCCTAG
- a CDS encoding MlaD family protein: protein MKRRDEVSVGILITVAVVVLLVGVLWLARGGLSSGYPLFTRFAWGQNLKQGQPVLLAGVNIGYVDDVTLRPDGYLDVVMRINNEYRVPRTAKSTVRAVGFFGDVAVALTPRLGGDLTVAFAPGDTVPAGPPEPGVAEIMGHADSISLSLNKITQAMQVEMVDAGGLRDLRRTIASTSALATQLQQIAAEQNANLTQTLSAYRRVANSIDSTVIDSTVRNLRASSQSVSAAAEKFNTAAGQLDDIFAKLNSGQGTAGMLLTDTLLYRNLRNTAATLDSLLADIKKNPGRYISVHIF, encoded by the coding sequence ATGAAACGACGCGACGAAGTCTCGGTCGGCATCCTCATCACCGTCGCCGTTGTCGTCCTCCTGGTCGGCGTGCTCTGGCTGGCGCGGGGCGGCCTGTCGTCAGGCTATCCCCTATTCACGCGGTTCGCCTGGGGTCAGAACCTCAAGCAGGGACAGCCGGTGCTGCTGGCCGGCGTGAACATCGGCTACGTGGACGACGTCACGCTGCGCCCGGACGGCTACCTCGACGTCGTGATGCGGATCAACAACGAGTACAGGGTGCCCAGGACCGCCAAGTCCACGGTGCGTGCGGTGGGCTTCTTCGGCGATGTGGCCGTGGCACTCACGCCGCGGTTGGGAGGCGACCTCACCGTCGCCTTTGCCCCGGGCGACACGGTGCCGGCCGGCCCCCCGGAGCCCGGGGTGGCCGAGATCATGGGGCACGCCGATTCGATCAGCCTGTCGCTGAACAAGATCACGCAGGCGATGCAGGTGGAAATGGTGGACGCGGGCGGATTGCGCGACCTGCGCCGCACGATCGCCTCCACATCCGCGTTGGCCACGCAGCTCCAGCAGATCGCCGCCGAGCAGAACGCGAACCTGACGCAAACGCTCAGCGCCTACCGCCGCGTGGCCAACTCGATCGACTCCACCGTCATCGACTCGACGGTGCGCAATCTGCGCGCGTCGAGCCAGAGCGTGTCAGCAGCGGCGGAGAAGTTCAACACCGCCGCCGGACAGCTCGACGACATCTTCGCCAAGCTGAACAGCGGCCAGGGCACGGCCGGCATGCTCCTCACCGATACGCTGCTCTACCGCAATTTGCGCAACACGGCCGCCACGCTCGATTCGCTTCTCGCCGACATCAAGAAGAATCCGGGGCGGTACATCAGCGTCCACATCTTCTAG
- a CDS encoding ABC transporter permease: MTHFPHHPHPRPTETFPAVHRTGIRLFRRVTHAVVGTFQRVGAWSYFSRDIVRALSEPATYGPETLRQMKNIGVDSLPLTVIVAGFIGSVIALQTRYQLFPGVQLSLVGLATRQMVILELGPLLTGLVLTGRVGARMAAEIGTMRVTEQIDALETLAYDPVAFLVVPRLLAAIIMLPVLTVFADAVGVASGYAMGVYATGISPSDFRDGLKLGFGTFQVVYSLLKATMFGGAISFFSSFEGYIAEAGAEGVGRSTASAVVITSVAILVLDALTAVLLAPYLQS, translated from the coding sequence GTGACGCATTTTCCACATCATCCACACCCGCGCCCCACCGAGACGTTCCCGGCCGTGCACCGAACGGGCATCCGCCTGTTCCGGCGCGTGACGCACGCCGTGGTCGGCACCTTTCAACGCGTGGGCGCGTGGAGCTACTTCTCGCGGGACATCGTCCGCGCGCTATCCGAACCGGCGACGTACGGTCCGGAGACGTTGCGGCAGATGAAGAACATCGGCGTCGATTCACTGCCGCTGACGGTGATCGTCGCCGGCTTCATCGGCAGCGTCATCGCGTTGCAGACGCGCTACCAGCTCTTTCCCGGAGTGCAGCTGTCGCTGGTGGGACTTGCCACCCGGCAGATGGTGATCCTGGAACTCGGGCCGCTGCTCACCGGCCTCGTGCTCACCGGTCGCGTTGGCGCGCGGATGGCGGCCGAGATCGGCACCATGCGCGTGACCGAGCAGATCGACGCCCTGGAGACACTGGCCTACGACCCCGTGGCGTTTCTCGTCGTGCCGCGACTGTTGGCGGCGATCATCATGCTGCCGGTGTTGACCGTATTTGCCGACGCGGTGGGTGTAGCCAGCGGGTACGCCATGGGCGTGTACGCCACGGGGATCAGTCCATCCGACTTCCGGGACGGCCTGAAGTTGGGGTTCGGCACCTTCCAGGTGGTGTACAGCCTGCTCAAGGCGACGATGTTCGGGGGGGCCATCTCCTTCTTCTCGTCCTTCGAGGGCTACATTGCAGAGGCCGGCGCCGAAGGGGTCGGCCGGTCCACCGCTTCGGCGGTGGTGATCACGTCGGTGGCAATTCTCGTGCTCGATGCGTTGACGGCGGTCCTCCTCGCTCCGTACCTACAGTCATGA
- a CDS encoding LptF/LptG family permease: MRNPIKPLDRYAFLEFWKIFVVTALGFPVITIVIDLTDHLDSYLARELTPQAIAMSYVYWIPQSMFMVLPAAVLFATVFSVSGFTRHAEITAAKASGTSFYRFIVPILLGALLATGLDLVIAELMPAANRAHNALVDEDQFKGQNQRFNFAFAASAGDLGRVYKLGTLNRITGTAVSVQIERRGKGPDYPTYVVAADEATWRKSHWDLGRGTMHIVPDSGGEFALSFNRMRDNQFREQPADMMSRAHLPDEMRYEELSRYIAAMERSGTDVNEWKVERALKIAIPVTCIVIALFGAPLATSNQRGGAAYGIAISLATTVTFLMAVQVTKAIGGTGILPPDVAAWIPNAVFALIGLVLLARVRT, translated from the coding sequence ATGCGCAATCCCATCAAGCCACTTGACCGGTACGCGTTCTTGGAGTTCTGGAAGATCTTCGTGGTCACGGCTCTCGGCTTTCCCGTGATCACGATCGTCATCGACCTGACCGACCACCTGGACTCGTATCTCGCGCGTGAGCTCACGCCGCAGGCAATCGCCATGAGCTACGTGTACTGGATTCCACAGTCCATGTTCATGGTGCTGCCGGCGGCGGTGCTGTTCGCCACCGTGTTCTCGGTGTCGGGGTTCACGCGCCATGCGGAGATCACGGCGGCCAAGGCGTCGGGGACGAGCTTCTACCGATTCATCGTGCCAATCCTCCTGGGTGCGCTGCTCGCGACGGGGCTGGACCTCGTGATTGCGGAGCTGATGCCGGCCGCGAACCGGGCCCACAATGCGCTGGTGGATGAAGATCAGTTCAAGGGCCAGAACCAGCGGTTCAACTTCGCGTTCGCGGCGTCCGCCGGGGATCTGGGCCGCGTGTACAAGCTCGGCACGTTGAACCGGATCACCGGCACGGCGGTGTCGGTGCAGATCGAGCGACGGGGCAAGGGGCCCGACTACCCCACGTACGTGGTGGCGGCGGACGAGGCTACGTGGCGCAAGAGCCATTGGGACCTGGGCCGCGGGACCATGCACATCGTGCCCGACTCGGGGGGCGAATTCGCGTTGAGCTTCAACCGCATGCGCGACAACCAATTCCGGGAGCAGCCAGCGGACATGATGTCGCGGGCCCACCTCCCTGACGAGATGCGGTATGAGGAGCTGTCGCGGTACATCGCGGCGATGGAGCGTTCGGGCACGGACGTGAACGAATGGAAGGTGGAGCGGGCCCTGAAGATCGCCATCCCGGTGACGTGCATCGTCATCGCCCTGTTCGGCGCGCCCCTGGCCACGAGCAACCAGCGCGGAGGGGCGGCATATGGAATCGCCATCTCCCTGGCCACCACGGTTACGTTTCTGATGGCCGTCCAGGTGACCAAGGCGATCGGGGGCACGGGGATCCTGCCGCCGGACGTCGCCGCCTGGATTCCCAACGCGGTCTTCGCGTTGATCGGCCTCGTGCTCCTGGCCCGCGTTCGCACCTGA